In Candidatus Methylomirabilota bacterium, one DNA window encodes the following:
- a CDS encoding HAD family hydrolase, giving the protein MKIRTVTIDFWGTLLWDLPVSDERYKRVRLDGFQNALAAAGLTVARPALERAYEASRGFLARVWATQRDVSAEEHVRAILTAADPALPQRLPAATLAALLDAFARPALLVPPTVDPGALGALPALRARGLTLAVVSNTMRTPGAILRRLLAHYGLLEHFSHTTFSDEVGVRKPAPEIFWLTLKAVGGEAESAVHVGDDPVLDVQGARVAGMRVVQVSRGGRRAAGLEADAVIEGLAALPDVIDELAAR; this is encoded by the coding sequence GTGAAGATCCGAACCGTGACCATCGACTTCTGGGGAACGCTTCTCTGGGACTTGCCGGTCAGTGACGAGCGCTACAAGCGTGTCAGGCTGGACGGCTTTCAGAACGCCCTGGCGGCCGCGGGCCTGACGGTGGCCCGTCCCGCCCTGGAGAGGGCCTACGAGGCATCGCGCGGGTTCCTGGCCCGGGTGTGGGCGACTCAGCGCGACGTGTCGGCGGAGGAGCACGTGCGGGCGATCCTGACGGCGGCCGATCCGGCGCTGCCGCAGCGGCTGCCGGCGGCGACGCTGGCGGCGCTCCTCGATGCCTTCGCCCGGCCTGCCCTCCTCGTGCCCCCGACCGTGGATCCGGGCGCGCTCGGCGCGCTGCCGGCGCTGCGGGCTCGTGGGCTCACCCTCGCGGTGGTCTCCAACACGATGCGGACGCCGGGCGCCATCCTGCGCCGGCTGCTGGCTCACTACGGGTTGCTCGAGCACTTCTCGCACACCACGTTCTCCGATGAGGTGGGGGTGCGCAAGCCGGCGCCGGAGATCTTCTGGCTGACGCTCAAGGCCGTGGGCGGGGAGGCCGAGAGCGCCGTGCACGTCGGAGACGACCCCGTGCTCGACGTGCAGGGCGCCCGTGTCGCCGGCATGCGGGTGGTCCAGGTGAGCCGCGGCGGGCGACGGGCCGCGGGCCTGGAGGCCGACGCGGTCATCGAGGGGCTGGCCGCGCTTCCCGACGTGATCGACGAGCTCGCAGCGCGCTGA